TTCGAAAGCTCCGATGACGATGTCGGAGAGGGGGAAATGATGGTTTCGCTGGACGCAGTGCCTGAACGCTCCTTGAGCGCTTGTCGAAATCCCAACACCACCAACACGTTTGACAGGGTGAGAAATAATTCTGCTCCACCGTGTAACCAGTCTACATTCGCAAGCACATCTCCGTAGGTAACCTGCGCGTAAATTCCGGCGGGGATCGTGATGGCAACAAATACCAGCGTACCGAAAAAGCCCATCAGCGCAAGAC
This DNA window, taken from Synechococcales cyanobacterium T60_A2020_003, encodes the following:
- a CDS encoding DUF3593 domain-containing protein; this translates as MLSSPLLAHTFSVSKETLFALSLFPYLGFLWFLTRSRQTPRLALMGFFGTLVFVAITIPAGIYAQVTYGDVLANVDWLHGGAELFLTLSNVLVVLGFRQALKERSGTASSETIISPSPTSSSELSNE